The window ttattatttatcacaCTAATTTACTTCTAATAATTGTAGTAAGTtttttaaaacagaaaataataaaataatgagaaAAAGAATTTAGTAATCACTTAAAATAGATTTGAAGTTGTTGTCAGATTTGATAGCTACCACCTTTGTTGTCAATCCATATCATGTCACATAGGAATTGGCATTTCGCTTGAAAAACACTAATACAATCTTTATTAACTGTTATTGCTGATATGAAATTTTTCATATCTCTGATACCACATGAAAGGGTAGCACATTTTTAGCATTTTGATCAAATAATCTATCAAAGCAGAACCGATGGTCCAAAAATATATCCTCAAATTAAGAGGGTTAAAATTTGTGCTCACTTTGCACTTGACAAATCCCAAGATAGCAAAATTTCTTCCAACtgaaaggagatgtcaaatgtGATGTGGAATGCCATGTGGGATAGAAAAACAACACAATTTCTTCCAACCGAAATGTTATTAGTTGACATGGATTGATTACATTGCCTTTGACTGTCTTTTTTGGTAGCATAAGGCTTGAGCGTCAaatgcttttatttttattttttttaacatacgatattatatacactaatGGGGAGGAGGTGAGCTTATCCTCATAATGGAGTAGCATTAATGcggttcaaatttttctttggcaagaattgaacctcagatctctcacttacaagtaaagaagaatatcactagactgtagtactaagtgtcacttttaattttttttttatttttaatgcatGAATACCATTGCCAACCAAtaagatggaaaaaaaaaaaattttaatcgtTAATGCAGTGCCACTTAATACAAggatctagtggtatttcttttcatttgtaagtaagaggtcttaagtttgattattGCCAAAGGCGaagttgaaccatattattgctagtccattatgaggcttaaGCCCACTTCCCcacctccttagtgtagataatattgtttgttcaaaaaaaaaaaaaaaaatacagccATGTAGCCCAATGTATTAAGAGTGTTGATAAAGTTACCTCATTGTCTTATCTCCTactcattttttaatatatattaaaaaaatggatGTTAATCTAATCTCTTGTAAAATGACATATAAGGACcaagcaaaaattaaaaaagaaaaagaaaataggacTCTCTTCTTTGTTCACCATCTTTCTGCAACTACCTAAATcccttcaaataattttttttttcttttttgtccccctatcttaattatatataatagttgttcaaaacactttattaatataataattatttaaaattttgaacaatGAAATGTGAGACCAGAAGAAGGAATTGGGCTTGGAGAGATGGAATTGGGTTGTCCTAAATCTGAAAATGGGGCATGAGGATGAAATTTTGAGAATGTTGCATGAGGCTTGGTCGTGAGAATTGGATAGGGAGGAAAGGGGGTTGCGTTGGGGGTCTGGATAGAAGGAAGGAATGATAGTTGCAATCAGCTGGAGAACTGGTAAGTGACCGAATTATGGGATTCTTGCCATAATTAAAATCTGGAAACGGAGGCTTTGGAATTCGCGGTGGGTGGAGTCTCACCTGGACAACGctctaatatttatttttctgaaaaatttaaaaataacttaGATATATACATTAGAGGTTATTTTAAGAATAATAGTGGACCAAAAAatagcattttaatttttttaacttttttggtGGATAAAATTATAATGTGGATGGAAAAATAAGACTTAAGGTGGGTCTTGCAATACTCTATATTAATAAAGTAAATATTTAACATATTCattgtaaagaaaaagaatttaacATCTCTATTTGATTGGCCACGTCAACCATAATTTTGACAATAATTATATTACACGTTCATTGAAGATGCTGatatcaaatcatcatgcagtGCGCTAGTAGAGAATAGATGGCTGCCAATGTGGACGGCACCAACGACCAACGACCATTTGACAATAATTTGGATACATTACTTTTATCCAAATAATTGCTTCCATGCTTTTTGgttcaattattttctttttccgtttCATCCTTTCATTTGATTCATCATGCTCAATGGGATCCTCGTTTATTACCAAGGGCCAGCATTACTTTTGGTAGGATTTTCATTTGAAACTCGCTTCACCTTGTTACTCTTTTTCAATTATTCCAATTAATGAGGTGGATGATGTTTTATTGCATGATAGAAACAATAATACTTATGTACTTTTGTGCAGTTTCGATCCTCGCAGATTCACTTCCTCTTAAACCCAAAACCACTTAGACTTTCTTAACTTTTGGAATCTACTACATATGTtaccttccatttttttttccataaaaacATGTTCCCACTCGCCTGGAGGGATATTTTTCGTCAATCCACTTTCTAAAGCTCACTGCAATCAATTTGCACAAATtcaaaatgcattttttttagCAGCATTGGAGTCAGGTCATGAAGAGGCGGGTTTGATTTTGACAAGGGTTGTTGAAGAATTGAAGTGAAAAATGATTGCTGGCATCTACATTTGTAGTTTGGTGGATGGTGGCTGCATGtattttttctgggttttttgttctttattaCTTAGACTtactaaaaattcaaattatttattgttttgttgtaagcataatttactgaacaattatggagaccagaaagagagagaaggtgcaacatagagagagaagagagagatgtgtaattgtgagatgGAGAGAAGGTTCTATTCCACCcaattgtgcctttatttagagtagtagggaaggttaattccttacccttttaggattacaactctaataggatattaactactaagggaatattcaaagatatccctagatacactatGATTtatacacaatcacattcctaatctaataagaTTGCAAGACTTCACCTTGAGcgtgtaaatactcaactaaATGGCGCATCGGGTCTTCAACGATGAAGTAAGTGCAGTTGATGAAATCGTTGGTacaatgagcgaatgcgagtctcagatcagcggaagaatgcataaaaagtaaaactcacaaaacctcactatggtaaaacccaaggtgagagaaaaacccatagactaaagagaaaagtgagaagttgcattaagttaaaactatacgtcttcaggatgcaagtagaagagctcataagggtatgatcagcccaagatgggtgccttgtcaaaacctagttaggtagcaaaaaaccagtaggaaaaatgctcctaatcataggaaaaaaaatgtacattaagatcaagtgagtatacttctgaatactccccctgagtttgatagaacttccaaatgagaactacaagcattgcatatgaatagttaggcagaccaattcctcgaacaagcttctggaaggttgacttcggtAGTGACATcgtgtagaggtcggcaaggttgtctgggattgGCTTGCGTGACTTTAATCACCCGATGCTTTGTTGATGTAGATGTAGATGCAATATGCCTTGGCAttgactttgttgatgtatcatgcCTTGGTCGGATTGATACATAtggcatagtcttcatggatcgtcatcgggactcaacgatggatcaaaacaacaagtacttcgaatatgctcaacaagaactcctaaccatgtcttACGTGTGGCATAGTGAAGTGAGGTAGATGATGCTTTATTGCAGTGACAGAAAACAATTATGCTTATGCACCTTTGTGCAGTTTCAATCCTTGTAGATTCGCTTCCTCCTAAACCCAAAACCACTTAGACTTTCTTAACTTTTGTAATCTACTACATATGTTACCTTCCATCTTTTTGCGTAAAAACATGCTGCCACTCATGTGGAGCTCACTACAATTAATTTACCCAAAGGCAATATGCATTTTTCACCAGCGTTGGAGTCAAGTCATGAAGAGACGAGTTTGATTTTGACAAGGGTTGTTGAAGAATTGAAGTAAAAAATGACTGCTGGCATCTACATTTGTAGTTTGGTGGATGGTGgctgcatgtttttttttggatttttggttCTTTATTACTTAGACTtactaaaaattcaaattatttaTTGTTTAACATTGTAgtatgtgttttgtgttgggttTGTTGTGGTGACTGTATAGGGCAATTGCTAAAGACAAATCTTAGTCTATTAGGTCCTTATGCAtaatcactgttctaaaaattcacGCCTAGCATAGCGTCGTCTAGACGCTAGGCGGCTGACCACCGTCTCGATTTATTAAAATAGGGCGCCTAGACCTGCTTACGTGTCCGCCCAGACCCACCTATGCACCTACCTAGGTCGCAACTCTCATTTGGACAGAAAATAGAGaattcattttgcattttatttgtttgaatatATTATAAAAGACTTGTTAGATACTTAGATGGATATACATTATATGCgtgttcctcatgttttcattatgttctaatactttataatctatgtcattttattttacaatttatgtatTTCAGTGAAATTAtctatattttaagtataaataaacacttatttatacgatgTATAATAAATTTTAGTCATATTCACCTAGGCGATAGACCACAGCCGTTGCTCGACTAGCACTAAACCCCAACCCACCATTCGACTAGtgcctaacgtcttttagaaccttgtgcACAAAACTTCATGACCCCTTTTATTTAGTTTCGTAGCTTCACTTtggggagaaatttttcattgtgatgagaacacaagtggtacaccatgtattttaatagaagtggtgggaaattttttttttttaagttataactttttagcacacatatcctactatttgtatagtgacacgtggtgtaccatccccTGTACCAgtcactgaaaaatctctccacccTGGGAGGTTAAAGTGAAAGCATGCTTTAAATAACCAAAAAGAGATTTATGCAATTTCAACATTGATTGTAATAGAGGAGCAGTTAGCATCATATTAATATTGGAGTAGAGAGACTTGTAACAGAGAAAGCTCAACCAAATATCTTACAAAGTAATGTGGTGGATGTGGATGTGCGAGAACATGAAGCATATAAAAGCCTGACGAAACTGATGATGTACGTAGATTACGCGCAGAATGTAGAAGTTGTCAACAAGAAAGATGTACAGAATGAAATTGAAGTAGAAGAACCAGAGAGCCTGATGGGTACAACTTGGAAGAACTTAGAAGCCTATATGGGAACTCATCTAGTGATGAAGAACTGGATTCAATGAGAAGGaataggaggaagaagaaacaaCCCAAGTTTAAACATCATAGAAAAGAAACTGATGTCAGTACTATATTAGAGTTTTATTTGGGGATGTCTTTTCTTGTTAGACTAAACATATAAACCAAGATCATGTAACATGAATCACAGCCATCCAAACACAAACTGTAGTTCATAACTATTGAACAGAGTAGAAATCTTACCTGCAGATGCACCAGAAGAAGAAGCCATAGTCAATCTCGACAGCAAAACTAGTAAACCTTCTCCTCTTTCCAGATTCAAAATGCTCAAACTAATAATAGGTCTTAGTCCGAGACAGAGCGTAATATCTGTGAGAGCATAGGCCACTATATATATAGAACATAATCCTAGCCAAAACCATTAAGGATTTTCCTATTAAAATCCATACAGAAAACTGAAATTGTTTACAATAGGTGAATCAGTTCCTTGTTCTATTTGAATCCTCGAACAACATGGATTAATAATCCATACTCATTAAGACTTTCTATCAAACTTGAGACGAATCACCAATTCTCCAGACTCATGCTCATATTCTTACATTCTCAAGTTCCAAGGAATTCAAAGAAGCTGTGAATACACTTTTATAATATGCAGGTCTTACAAGTTAACCACAAATGGTTGGTACAATGTTAAGGCTCAAATTAATTCATGCCCTTGGCAAGTGATGCTTCTAATGACCAATCTTATAGACATTCGCCTTTATATGTAAAAAcatttgttccaaatcacacTTGTGGAAAAGATGAAAACAATACAAGTGTGACCAGTACTGGGTTGGCTGAGGGATATGAGGATGATATGAAGATCAatccttttctttatttttatttttattttatttttatttttttatttttttttattttttttttgaataaggGACggcatatatatatgaaatcaaTCCTAAAATGGATGTTAAGACAATGAAAGCTACAATGAGGGATTATCCATTCTAATCCCTCTCCAAATGATATGATTGTGAGGGATGAGTTTGTTTCATCCAATCTCCTTTGAATTTTAAGAGTTACCTAGAGACGAAACGAGGCCATATATTACAAAGACAAATATTCTAAAACGGCCTTCGCTcagagatgaaaaaaagccaTGCAGTGAGAACATCTAAGGGAAATGAGTTGATCCTCGATAAACGCCTCAATAGAATGATGTATCTTTGTTAAAGCATCTGCCACAAAATTAGCTTAATCTAAAACATGATAGAAGCTGATATGATCAAGCATCCCATGTTTGAAAACATAAAAGAAGGATCTTTCCAAGTTTAGGAAGGTGGGATCAATTGGTTTGAGCCGCATCTGCTCCAAATATCTCAGGCAAACGGTCAGCCGACAAAATGCGGTCAATGGCTTCAACATCTTGAGAATAAAAGGCACAACTAGGATCAATTGCTTGTACTTTATGTAGGGATAAGAATTGAGTTTCCTCTTTCACAAATGTTACTTATTCATTCCGGGCATTATACGGTCAACACTGAACAGAGTATAACTTTTCCGGCCTCTAAGTCCGGAACCCTCCCAAACATTGGACACTACAATACTAGATAATGCAATCAGATATAACAGTGCAATACAATATAGTTGAAAATAATCCATCTAAGATAGTACAGACTCAATCGGATGAATCAACGGAGCCCTAGTGTTCAAGCTTCCATCCTTGCGGTAAACTTAAGTGTTGGCTTCAAGAAATGGATAATCAGTGTAACCAATGACGGGATCAGGTATGTAGAATGTCTCTCTGTTGTACTTGTTTAGAGGAGTATTAAGTTCAAATCTCTTTGGCAAATCTGGATTCGCCAAGAAAATACGGCCATAAGCAATAAGATCTGCACGGCCCTCGGCCACAGCACTGTTTCCATCTTCCCTGTCATAACCGCCAGCAGCAATGAAGGTACCATGGAAAGACTTTCTCATGGGAAGAAGACTCTGGTGTGTTTCATCTTTTTCTCCCATTGTCTTCATCCTCGGCTCAACCATGTGGCAGTACACGATTCCATATTTGTTCAAGGCATTGGCCATATAGAGGCCTAATTCTTTTGGATTTGAATCCCCTGAATCCATATAGTCAGCAAATGGAGATAATCTAATTCCAACTTTATCTGCTCCTATTTCGTTAGCGACAGCTTCAACAACTTCCAGAGGAAGGCGGCAACGATTCTCTAGAGATCCACCATATTGGTCTGTTCGATCATTCACATGATCTTTCAGAAACTGATCAAGAAGGTAGCCATGCGCCCCATGAATTTCAACTCCATCGAAGCCTATATAGCAGATTAACAATTTCAACATACTGACGGTATTAGAACCTTACGCATTGTCGCTGAATTACCAAACAAATAATGGTTAGTTAATATGTAGTTCAATAAAGAGATGTGAGGAGGCTTGCAACTCCATGGCAGTGAGCTTTTTACTACACATCTCCTCCCctcctctccccccccccccccccccccccccccaaaaaaaaaaaaaaaaaaactcccccAGGCCAGAGTTTGAAGAATCCCCCTCCCATCTCTAACTACATTTCTCCGATCAAAGACAATTTATTTTGCATAAGctttgaagaaaattgagttgttgtaaattttgtttcatttaacGTAAAGACAAATTACCAGCTTCAATAGAATTCCTTGCAGCAAGTCTAAAATCATTGACAATTTGTGGAATTTCATCTGTCCTTAATCGTCTTGGAGGCGTGAATTCAGAAGCATCAATGCCATTTAATCGTATCGGCTTGTCAGTAGAAGATATTGGAGCTTGCCCATTTGGTTGATAACCTGTAGGCAAGGAGAGAAAGAATTACAACCTGAAGTCTAACGACAGTAACTAACATCCACAGCAGCACTCTTTTAATTCTGAATTCTGAGTTATGTTAACGTCAAACTTCTTCTCatccaataataataataacaatgcTTCCGAAATAGCAAGGTCATAAAAGTGGTGTCTTCTTATGGGTTATGTTAAAAACACCAACTCGGAACTTAACAAGTCCAAGTTTTATCATCATTTGAGCAACAATGTTGTCAATTATAATCACTCGCTCCTTCTGATGCATACACCATTATGTTACACATCGAACTTCTTAATCGGTCTAATTATTCACTCATGTTAACAAAGCATTCTATGGTAAAAGTGAGGTCATAAAGGTGTAAGTCAGAAACGCACCGCTATTAGAAACCCTTCCAACATGCCAAATCTGACAGAAGAAGACGCCACCTTTAGCATGAACAGCATCAACAATGGGTTTCCAGGCTTCAACTTGCTCCTTTGTCCATATACCAGGTGTGTGCGGGTACCTTCGTATATTAAGGAAACAAAGA of the Pyrus communis chromosome 1, drPyrComm1.1, whole genome shotgun sequence genome contains:
- the LOC137742032 gene encoding putative 12-oxophytodienoate reductase 11, which codes for MSSAAQPPTIPLLTPYKLGNFNLSHRIVLAPLTRQRSYNNVPQPHAILYYSQRASNGGLLIAEATGVSDTAQGYPHTPGIWTKEQVEAWKPIVDAVHAKGGVFFCQIWHVGRVSNSGYQPNGQAPISSTDKPIRLNGIDASEFTPPRRLRTDEIPQIVNDFRLAARNSIEAGFDGVEIHGAHGYLLDQFLKDHVNDRTDQYGGSLENRCRLPLEVVEAVANEIGADKVGIRLSPFADYMDSGDSNPKELGLYMANALNKYGIVYCHMVEPRMKTMGEKDETHQSLLPMRKSFHGTFIAAGGYDREDGNSAVAEGRADLIAYGRIFLANPDLPKRFELNTPLNKYNRETFYIPDPVIGYTDYPFLEANT